Below is a window of Flavobacterium sp. N2820 DNA.
ACAATAATTATACATCACTTTTTGAACTGATGGAAGGCTTAGTAGGTGCCCCAGATTTGTTGATTTATTTAAGAAGTTCAATTCCGAATTTAGTAAGTCAAATTCACAAAAGAGGAAGAGATTATGAAAACTCGATTTCAATTGATTATTTAAGTCGTTTGAACGAAAGATACGAAGCTTGGATTCAAACCTACGACAAAGGTAAATTAGTAATTATTGATGTGGACAATATTGATTTTGTTAACAATCCAGAAGATTTAGGAAACATCATCAACCGAATTGATGCCGAATTAAACGGATTATTTTAGAAATATCAAACGCCTCAATTGAGGCGTTTTTTTTATTATAAATTTGTCATTCTGAACTTATTTCAGAATCTCAAAACGCAACTTTAGAAGCTGAAATAAGTTCAACTTGACAGAACTAATTTTTTAATTTATTGTATCAAACAACGATTTCACTTTTATATTTTGAACTGGCTTTGACAATTTGATAACTCGTTTTTCATTTGGTAATAAATCAAAATAATTGTCATCAAAAAACACTTCATTTTCAGAAGACAAAAAAACATCCTTAGCTAAAACATCAGAAAAAATTTCAATGGTTACTTCATCAATAGTTTTGATTTGAATATTTGGCTTTGATAATTTTAAATCTTTAGGTTTTTCAAAAAAGAAAATACTTTCAAAATGATTATCATCTGAAATAAATTCTAATTTTAAATATGAATTTTGTTTATCTATTTTATCTAAAGGAATAAATGGATAAGTTATTGCAATGTTTATTGATTTGGAATCAGCTTTACAATACGTTACATCATTCCATAAAAGTTGACCCTTAAAATTTCTAACTTCCGCTTTTAATTCTCCTGCATAATTTTGTAAACCATCATTAATAACAAAATATTTATTACTTTTATTAACAGTCATTTCAAAAGATAAAAGTATGTTTTCAAAACTTCGCTTCGCCTGATAATGAAACGCTTTCCAATTTCCATAATAATCTAACGAACTCCAAGACGTTACAGGCCAACAATCATTGAATTGCCAATATAGTGTTCCCATGCAATAGGGTTTGGCTCTTCGGTGGGCTTCAATGGCGATTTTCATTCCACGAGCTTGCAACAGTTGCGAAACATAAAGATAATTTTCAAAATCTTTTGGCACCACATAATCGCGCTCCATATATTCGTTTATAGTTTCATAACCTGTTGGGTGTTTTTGATGATTTTTGAAAGCTTCGGAAGTAAAATTTAAATCTTCTTTTCGCATTACTTTTCGCAACGTTTCCAAATTGGGCATACCTTGAAAACCATATTCGCTCATAAAACGCCCTACTTTTTTCTCATAAATTTCAAATGGTTCTTTTCCCCACCAAACGCCCCAATAGTGCGAATCGCCTTGCAACAAACTTTCTTTTCTTCCCCAACCAATGGATGGTGATGAAGACCAATAAATATTTTTTTCTTTCGGAAGTAAACTATCTAAAGTCTGCGGAATCATTTCATGAAATACTTTTTTGTAATCGTTCCAAATTTGAGTCGAATCGGCTTTTGAATAGTTAAATTGTTTTTGCCAACCCCAATTGTGCCAACCTTCGTCGTTTTCATTATTGCCACACCAAATGGCAATACTTGGATGATTTTGTAACCGATTCACGTTATCAATTACTTCCTGTTTTACGTTTTGCACAAATTTTTCATCGCCTGGATACATCGAACAAGCAAACATAAAATCTTGCCACACTAAAATTCCGTTGGCATCACAAGCTTCATAAAACGCATCATCAAAATAAACGCCGCCACCCCAAACACGAAGCATGTTCATGTTCGCTTTTTTGGCATTTTTAACTAAAGAAAAATATGTGGAATCAGAAACGCGTGGTAAAAAACTATCTGGCGGAACCACATTAGCACCTTTCATGAAAACCGATTTCCCGTTTAATTTGAAATAAAAACTTTTACCATGTTGGTCATTTTCCTGAATTAATTCGATAGTTCGTAAACCAATATTTATTTTTTTTGCATCCAAAAATTGCTTTTTCTGTTGGACTTCGATAGTAAAAGGATATAAATTTGCTTCACCTAAACCATTACACCACCACAATTTTGGATTCGCAATTTCATAGAACATTATGATTTTGTTCTTTCCTTTTTTAAGATTGAAGGTTTCCGATTTATCATTGATTTTTAGCTGAATCGTTTTTGCTTTGGAAACGTAAATTTCGGTTGTGAATTCTAAAATCGCTTTTTTGTCATTCAATTCAACTTGACTGAATTTTATGTTTTCGATTTTAGCCGAATTCCAAAATTTCAATTGGACTTTTTTCCAAATTCCTGCCGTTACAAATCGTGGTCCCCAATCCCAACCGAATTGATATTGCGCTTTTCGTACAAAAACACGTTCTTTTTCGGGTAACGTATAAGATAATTTTGCTGCTGCTTCTTTCCCTTTTTGAACTGTCGAATGAAAAACAACTTTTAAATGATTGGATCCAATTTTTAAATTTGATTTGGCTGAAATGGTCCATTTTCGGAACATATTATTGGCTTCTAAAACTACTTTTCCGTTCAACAAAACGGTTGCATACGTGTCCAAACCCTCAAATTCCAAATCGATATTTTGATTTTTTAGTTCCGATTCTGATAGTGTAAAATGTGTTTCGTATTCCCAATTCTCATTTTCAATCCATTGCAATTCTTTTTCATTAGTTCCAAAAAAAGGATCAGGAATTAATTGGTTTTGAAACAAATCGGTATGAACGGTTCCAGGTATAGATGCCTTGTGTTTTTTAGATTCATTTTGCTTATTGAAAGTCCATTTTTCATTTGACAAATTACGATAAGAAGTCTGTGCTGAAACCGAACAGCAAATTAGAATCAAAAACAAGAATATTTTTTTAAACATAAAAGTCATATAAATTTTGAGAGTGAAATCGTAAAATTAAAGAAGTTCATTTAAGATTGAAGTTTATTCTTTAGTTGGATGATTTCTTCCGGATTAGCAATTTCACTTCCATCTGTAATTGCAGATGAATGATACCAATTGGCTTTTACCGTTTCATTTAATTCAGAAATATTAATTGAACGTAATCCACCACCAGGCATAATTTTGATGCGATTATTTGCTTGATTGACCAATTGTTTCAACACTTCTTTTCCTTCTATGACATTTGGAAAAGTACCAGAAGTTAGAATCGTTGAAAATCCACACGAAATAACATCTTCCAATGCTTTTTCAACATTTAAAACGGCATCAAAAGCACGATGAAACGTACAAGGAAATGGTTTTGCAAATTCTACTAAAGCTTTATTTTGTTCGATATTAATTGTTTTATCTTCATTCAAAATTCCAAAAACAAATCCGTTAACTCCAAGTTTTTTGATGGTCTCAATTTCTGATTTCATCTGTTCAAATTCTGCTTCTGAGTAAACAAAATTTCCTCCTCTTGGGCGAATCATTACATATAAATCGATGGTCAAATGCTCGCGAACTTGTTGGATTATTTCTATTGTTGGAGTTGTACCACCAACCGACATATCAGCACATAATTCCACTCTATCGGCTCCAGCTTTTTGAGCGATTAAAGCAGATTCAATGTTAAAACAAGCGATTTCTATTTTTTTCATTATTTCAAAAAGTAATTCGCATCGATTAATTTATTTCCGGTTGCATCGTGAACGGCATAATTGAAGCCACCTTGCACACAATACGAACCATATTCACCTTTTTTATTCAAAGCGATGAATCCAACTTGAATGTCTTTTAGGTTTTTTCCTCGATTTTGAGTCAGTTTTACAATTCGCATCACCGCTTCTTCACAAGCCTTTTGTGGCGATTTCCCTTGACGCATTAATTCTACTACTAAATGACAACCCGTTATTCGGATTACTTCTTCTCCGTGGCCTGTTGCGGTTGCTGCTCCAATTTCATTATCCACATACAAACCTGCACCGATAATTGGGGAATCGCCAACTCTACCATGCATTTTAAACGCCATACCGCTTGTAGTACACGCACCCGATAAATTGCCGTGTGTATCCAAAGCAATCATTCCTATAGTGTCGTGATTTTCGATGTTTGCTTTTGGTAAATATTCACTGGTTTTTAGCCATTCCTTCCATTCTTTTTCGGAAGCTTCAACTAACAAATTTTCTTTTTTGAATCCTTGTGCAATTGCAAACTGCAAAGCGCCTTCACCTACCAACATCACATGAGGCGTTTTTTCCATGACCATTCTTGCTACAGAAATAGGATGTTTAATGTGTTCCAAACAAGCTACCGAACCAATATTCGAAAATTCATCCATAATACAAGCGTCTAATGTTACGTGACCATCTCTATCTGGACGACCGCCGTAACCCACACTTCTTTCATTTACATCGCCTTCTGGAATTTTCACACCAGCTTCTACAGCATCCAAAGCGCGACCTTTATTTTTTAGAATTTCCCAAGCGGCTTCATTGGCTTGCAAACCGAAATTCCATGTAGAAAGCACAATTGGTTTATTTACTTTTCCTAAATTAATATCCATTTCAGTTTCATCAGATTTTCCATTGAAAGCCTGAAATGCTACGCCAGCTGTTGCTAATGCGGTTGTTTTTAAAAAATTTCTTCTGTTTGTCATTATTCTACACTTATTTCGTCTACAAATAACCAACTGTTAGAACCTGCACCTGGTTTTCCATCTGCTATGATTCCGTTGTTTTCTGCAATAATTTTTATAAATTGAACATTTTGTTTGTCAAATTCAACTACGATTTTTCCTTTATTTTCATAAATTTCTTTAGAAGTAACTATTGTAATTGGAATGTAATTTTTACCCTCTTTTGAAACTAAAATTTCGATGCTTTTTGGAAAATAAATCCAACTTCCTTCTGATGAAAGTGTGTTGATACTGATTTTTGAAATCGTTTCTGATTTCCCTAAATCGATTGTGGCATTCATATTTTTTCCCCAGAAGCCTAACCAATCTCTCCCAAATTTTGAAGTATTTCCTTTCATTCCATCTACCAAAGTAAAAGAACCACCAATTCCGTAATTTTCATGCGGTTGATGCACCAATTCTATCTTTTTGCCTGTTGATTTTGTGATGAAAAACGGTTGTTCGATAGTGGCGCTTTTGGCTTTTCCATTTTCGAAATATGCTGCCTTAATGGTTTTATTTTTTGTAACTAGAATTGGTGCTTCGTAAGAAATAGAATTTACATTCGGTTCCGAGCCATCAGTTGTATATTTGATTCCGTTTGGATTGACAGATTTTAATTCGAATGCTATTCCGTTTTCAGCTGGATTTACTTTTGAAGTTACTTCAAAAATGGCTTTGCTGTAATTGATTTCTTTTTTCTCATACATTTCAAAATGTTGAATCAATCTTTTTTCAAATTCTTTGTAATTATTTGGATCAGAAGTTCCCCATAGCACTTCAGAAAGTGCTGCTATTCTTGGAAAAACCATATATTCAACGTGTTCTGGCGTATTGATATATTCTGTCCAAAGATTGGCTTGAGCACCAAGAATATATTTCGATTCTTCTGCTGAAAGTTCTTTTGGAATTGGATTGAATGAATACACTTTTTCCACATTTGTATAACCTCCAAAAGCAATCGGTTCGTTTTTGGGCTCACCTTGATAATGATCAAAATAACAATGTGAACCTGGTGACATCACTACGAAATGTTTTTGCTTTGCTGCTGCAATTCCGCCTTCGGTGCCGCGCCAACTCATTACGGCTGCGTTTGGTGCTAATCCGCCTTCTAAAATTTCATCCCAACCGATTATTTTTCGACCTTTACTGTTGACAAATTTTTCGATTCTTTGGATGAAATAACTTTGCAATTCGTGTTCGTCTTTTAGATGTTCCTCTTTGATTCTTTTTTGACAATGCGGACAACTTTTCCAACGGACTTTTGGAGATTCATCACCACCAATGTGAATATATTCGGAAGGGAATAAATCAATTACTTCTGTTAAAACATTTTCTAAAAACGTAAAAGTTTCATCTTTAGGGCAAAAAACATCTTCTAAAACACCCCAAGTTTTTCCCACTTCAAAAGGTCCGCCAGTGCAAGAAAATTCAGGATAAGAAGCTAAGGCTGCTAAAGCATGACCAGGCATTTCGATTTCAGGAACAATGGTGATGTGGCGTTCTTTGGCGTAAGCTACAATCTCTTTGATTTCTTCTTGCGTATAAAATCCGCCATAACGAATATCATCGAAAGTTTGGTCGGTGTAATGTCCAATCATAGAACCGTTTCGCCAGGCACCAACATCGGTTAATTTTGGATATTTTTTAATTTCGATGCGCCAACCTTGATCATCGGTTAAATGCCAATGAAAGGTATTCATTTTATATAACGCTAAATAATCAATATATTTTTTGATAAAATCTTTTGGAAAGAAATGACGAGAAACATCTAAATGCATACCGCGCCATTGGAATTTGGGTTCATCAGTTATATTCGAACAAGGTATTTTTATTTCGAATGATTTCTCTAATGGAAGTAATTGAATTAATGTTTGAATACCGTAGAAAATTCCTTGATTTTCAGTTGCTTTTATAACTATTTCATTGTTTGAAATTGATAAATTATACCATTCTTTGAAAGTCTTTTTTTCTTCGATAATTTTAGTTACAAAAATAATTTTAGACTTTGCTTTAGACGAAGTTGTAATTTCTAAATTTAATCCTAATTGTTGCTTTATGATTTGTTGCAAATATTCAGCTTCGAAAGAATTTTTATCGGCTTGAATCACCGTTTTCGAGTTCAAAACAAAAGAACCGGAATAATGTTCAATGTTTTGTGGCTTCGGAATTAAGTTAAGAGTTTGTTGTGCAATGCAAATTACAGAAAAGAGCAACAACAAAGTCAGTATTTTATATTTCATTGGAGTTGTGTTTGTTTCGCTAAAATTAAATAAAAAAACCGCACATTGCTGTGCGGTTTTCATTATTTGTATAGAAAAAGATTATTTTCCTAGTTCAGTAATTTTTGCATCCACTTCTAAATCGTCTCCTTCAAAAACTTTTTCTTCGGTAGTTTCTTTACCATCAACCATTGTAGTTAAAATAACCGTTGCTTTTACTTTTCCGTTAGCATCTTTTACTTTAGTAACTTTAATGTCTTTGATTTCAGCTTTGTCATGATTGCAATTTGGTCCGTGAACATGAACTGCATCTCCGATGTATTTTCCGTTTTCATCGTATTGAGCCATGCATTTTTCTTTACATGCATCTGAACATCCGTTTGCTTCACACATTTTTGCACATTCATCTTTTGTCATTGTAGCACATTTAGATAAATCGCATTTTCCTTCCGTACAAACCATTTCTTTTTTGTCTCCAGAACAACAAGCCCCTTTTTCAGTTGTAGCACCGTGTCCTCCTAAAATTGGAGCGATTACTAAACCAATCAAACATGTTAATTTGATTAAGATGTTCATTGATGGTCCTGAAGTATCTTTAAATGGATCCCCAACAGTATCTCCAGTTACAGCTGCTTTGTGTGCATCAGAACCTTTGTATGTCATTTCTCCATTAATCATAACTCCAGCTTCGAAAGATTTTTTAGCGTTATCCCAAGCACCACCAGCATTGTTTTGGAACACAGCCCAAAGCACACCAGAAACCGTAACTCCAGCCATATAACCACCTAACATTTCAGCAATTAATTGGTTGTTATCTGCATAAACTAATTTACCTAATAAAACAATTGCAATTGGGAAACCAATCGTTAAAATTCCTGGCAACATCATTTCGCGCAAAGCGGCTTTTGTAGAAATTTCAACACATTTTCCGTATTCTGGTTTACCCGTTCCTTCCATAATTCCAGGAATTTCTTTGAACTGACGACGCACTTCGTATACCATATCCATTGCTGCTTTTCCTACAGAGTTCATTGCTAAAGCAGAGAAAACTACAGGAATCATACCTCCAACAAATAACATTGCTAATACTGGAGCTTTGAAGATATTAATACCATCAATTCCTGTAAAAGTTACATACGCAGCAAATAAAGCTAATGAAGTCAATGCAGCAGAAGCGATTGCGAATCCTTTTCCTGTAGCTGCAGTTGTGTTACCAACTGAATCCAAAATATCTGTACGAGTACGCACTTCTTTTGGCAATTCACTCATTTCAGCGATTCCTCCAGCGTTATCTGAAATTGGTCCGAAAGCATCAATTGCTAATTGCATAGCAGTTGTAGCCATCATTGCAGAAGCTGCTAAAGCTACACCATAAAATCCTGCAAAAGCATAAGAAGCCCAAATTGCTGCGGCAAATAATAATACCGTTGGGAAAGTAGAAATCATACCCGTTGCCAAACCTGCAATTACGTTAGTTCCTGCTCCAGTAGAAGACTTCTGTACAATTGCCATAACTGGTTTTGTACCTAATCCTGTATAATATTCCGTCACAGATGAAATAACGGCACCCACTACTAATCCTACAATTGTTGCATAGAAAACACGCATTGAAGAAATTTCTTTAGCGCCTTCACCATAAAATTCCATTGTCATAACTTCTGGCAACATAAATTGTACTAAGAAAAAACAAGAAATTGCTGTTAAAACAATAGAAACCCAGTTTCCTTTGTTTAAAGCGGCCTGTACTTGTGCTTCTTTGGCATCGTCACTTGAAATTTTAACTAACATTGTTCCAATAATAGAGAATAAAATTCCGAAACCAGCGATGGCCATTGGTAATAAAATTGGTCCAATTCCGCCAAAAGCATCATCGATTTTACCACCCATATCTTTAATTACATAATTTCCTAAAACCATTGCCGCTAAAACAGTTGCTACATATGAACCGAATAAATCAGCACCCATACCAGCAACATCACCAACGTTATCACCAACGTTATCGGCAATTGTAGCAGGATTTCGTGGATCGTCTTCTGGAATTCCAGCTTCAACTTTTCCTACTAAATCAGCACCAACGTCAGCAGCTTTAGTATAAATACCTCCACCTACACGAGCAAATAAAGCGATAGATTCAGCACCTAACGAAAAACCAGCCAATGTTTCTAAAACAATTGTCATTTGTTCAGTTGATGTCCATACACCACCCATAAAATAATGGAAGAAGAAAATAAAGAAAGCGGTTAAACCAAGAACTGCTAAACCAGCAACACCTAATCCCATTACTGTTCCACCACCAAAAGATACTTTTAATGCTTGTGGTAAACTTGTTCGCGCAGCTTGAGCAGTTCTAACATTTGTTTTGGTTGCGATTTTCATTCCCATGTTTCCAGCTAGAGCTGAAAAAATAGCCCCAAAAATAAATGCAACTACAATTAAAATACTTGTTGTTTCGACAAATTGAGAAATTACTGCTAAAACAATACTTGCTCCAATAACGAAAAACGTTAATAATTTATATTCTGCTTTTAAGAAAGCTAATGCACCTTCGTAGATATAATCTGAAATTTCTTTCATTTTACCGTCTCCGGCGTCTTGTTTTAATACCCATGCTCTTTTGGCCCACATAAATAATAAGCCAATAACTGCCATAACTATTGGCACATAAATCATCATTGATTCCATAAAAAGTTTATTTGGTTTTGTTTGTTAAATTTATTCTAATTTTAACAAAAATAAACAAAAAAGGCAATATTCATAAAAAATATTGCCTTTTTTAATTGATAATCAGAAATTTATTTAATACTAAATAACCCTTCTGGTTTGTTTTCTATTTCGTTAAAACGATTGGTGCATTTCATCAAAATTTCTTTTGCTTCATTTACATCACCCCAACCTTCAACATCTACTTTTTTGTTTTCTAAATCTTTGTACACTTGGAAAAAATGCTCAATTTCTTTAATTAAGTGTGGATTCACATCACTTAAATCGTTTAATTTATTCCAAATTGGATCAGAAACTGGCACACAAATTACTTTTTCATCTGGACCTTTATCATCTGCCATATGGAAAACACCAATTGGTTTTACTTCCATAACACAACCTGGGAAAGTCGGCTCGTTAATTAAAACCAAAACATCTAATGGGTCGCCATCAAGTGCTAAAGTTTCTGGAATAAATCCGTAATCTGCTGGATACATCATTGACGAAAATAACATTCTGTCAAAACGCATTCTTTTTAACTCAAAATCGTATTCGTATTTGTTTCTACTTCCTCTTGGAATCTCAATCAATACATCAAATGTAGTAACTTTATCTGCTGTCATTTTATCTTATGTTTTAAAACGGGTGCAAAGTTACCACTATAAAACATGAGAAACAAAAGAGTTTTGCAAAAAAAGTATAGATTTTACAAAGATTTAATATGTGATTTTTCGACCTCTTTTTTGCAAATAATAATGCCATAAAAAATAAGTCGCCACAGAACGATATGGCTTCCACTTTTGAGCATAAATTTCCATTTCTTCTTTGGTATGAATATCGAATAGTTCTTTCATGGTGTTGACAACTGCAATATCTCCCAGAGGAATTATATCTAATGAATTCAAGCAAAACATCAAATAAATGTCAATCGTCCAATTGCCAATACCTTTTATTTTTATAAGTTCTTCTCTAACTAATTCAGGATTTTTATGTGCTAAACTGTCAATGTTGATTTGCCCATTTAAAATAGCTTCTGAAAGCGCTTTAATGTATTTCGTTTTTTGACGACTAACCCCACATAATCGAAAATTTTCTTCAGAAAATGCATATACATTATCTATTGAAAAAACGGGAATTGCATTTTTTAATTTGTTAAAAGTAGCTTTTGCCGAATCTATTGAAACTTGTTGTTCTAAAATTAAAAGCACTAACGTTTCAAAGCCTTAAGGTCTTTTAGGTTGAACTGGAACTCCATACTGCTGACTTATTTGTGTAAAAATAGCCTCTTTTTCAAGCAAATATGTAATGGCCTCTTCCATTTTAAAAATAAAACCCGAATGAAGCTCTTACTGCAAATTTTCTTGCATTAGGCATTTCCAAATAGCTTCCTCTCCAAGCGCAATCGATTCGTAGCACTTTGAAAATATTTCCAACACCTGCGTGGTATTCCCAATAAACATCCTCTGGAGCAACATAATTTAATCCGGAAGCATTAAGCGTTTTGTTGTTTTCTGAAACCCTTCCATAAACACCTTTGATACCAATAATTTCACGCAAATTTAATTTTCTTACAAATGGAATTCTTGAAAATAATCTTCCGTTAAAATGGTGTTCAAAATGCAATGAAGCATATTCATCTGCTACAAAATCATAATAATCTAGTAAATTATAAGTATTTTCAATTACAAACCACGATTGATTTCCTGGAATTACTCCCATTAATCCTAAGGGTACTTCTCCAAATATTTTTCCTGTTTCGAAAGTGGTAAACAATCTACCAAATCCTCCAATTAATGCAGGTTGACGATAATAAAGTTGTAATTTTTGATAATTAAAATCACTATCCAAAACACCTTTAATTCCATTACTATAACTGACAAAAAAACGAGCGTAATTAAAATCCACATCTAAACGATCCACACCATAACCTACCGTTTTTCGTTTTGGTGTATATTCAGCAACTAAGTTTATTTCTGATTGTTTAACTTGACTTTTAATTTCGGTTTGTGTTAAATCGGTATAGTAGTCCAAACTAAATTCGCTTGATGCTGATTTTAAAGTTCTGTAAGTAAAATTAGTTTGAAAAGTAAAATTCTTTAAAGGCTCGATTTCAAACCCTAAAGTAGTAAGATTAACCGATGTTAATTGATTATTAACGCCACTTGCAAATAATGCTGATGAAGCAAAACTTCTGCCCAAAACATCGTTAGAAGTAGTTAAACTCACACCCATTTGTTCTACATCGCGACGATTTCCTATAGACAAAATAACCCTTTTATTTGGGTTCACCATCCATCTTCCAGAAATTCCGTATTTGAATTGATTATCATTAAAGCCGTAAGCGGTGTAACCTTGAATTCTCCAAGTATCATTAGAACCAAAATAGGTTCTTCCACCAAAACGAATACGCTGCCCTTCAACATCATTATAACCAAATGTTGAAAATATAGGCCCGAGATCCATTTTCCATTTTGGAATTTCAATATAACCACTTCCTAAAATTGAAGCCAGATTGTAGATTCGTTTAAAACGAGGCACTTCTTTTAAAGTGTCGAGCATTTTATAAATTCCTGCTTCATTTTTATTGAGCGCTTCAAATCGATTGGCTTCCCAATATTCATCGGGACGATTAAAAACTTCGTTATTATAAAAATTGACCTCTTGTTTATAAAACTTATCTTCTTTTTTTACATCAAATTTATGATTTTTAGCAAGAGTTGTTCTTTTACCATAGACACCTTTTGATTCTTCTTTTTTAGAAAAACTAAAATCAGACATCATATAATCGCGTTTTAATAGAAATACCGAATCATTTAGTACTTCATATTCTTGCTCAATATAAATTTCTTTGACCCAGTTAATATTTGCGCTTTTACTAGCCTCTAAATTAATTTTTTTAATTGCGAAAGTTGTATCATTTACCCAAAAATCACCTTTAAAAGTAAGTTCGTTTTTTCGTCGAGGATAATAAACAATATTGTAACACCATTTGTTATCAATAAACATACTATCATTTAAAACATAATTATAAACGTTAATACCCGTTCTTGATAGAGGGCTCACAAAATCTTTATCGAAGAATTTTAAATAATTGTCATAAATATCAAATTCGGCATATAAATCTTTAATAAATGTATTTACTCCGTCGCCTGAACCTAAGCCTGAATTTTTATTTGCCTTAGTAATTTCTTTTGTTTTTTTAGTTTCATTATCGCCATAAACATCGCTTAATGTTTCGTTGATAAAAATTGGTAAAAACGTTTTTCCTGAAATATGAGAAGTGTCAATTTGATCAAATACAAATTCCATTCCTTTAAAAACTTTACTATTCATGAAGGCCGAATCGATTGTATTTAAATCGAACTCAACTTTTTCATATTTTTCATATTCATATTGTTTGAACATTTTGAGGCCGTTTTTTCTACGACGTTCCCAAATTTTTCTAAGGATATCAAGTGCAGGATTGTTTTTTTTAGAAGTTTTACCGGTGTAAACAATAACTTCTTTAAGTTCTGTTCCAGAAATTAATTCTATTTTTAGATCTTTATTTAAACCTGGTTTTAATTTTATTTCTTTGGTTTGATACCCCACAAACGATACTAAAAGTGTAGTATAATTTTCTTTAGATTCAAAATAGA
It encodes the following:
- a CDS encoding glycoside hydrolase family 20 protein translates to MKYKILTLLLLFSVICIAQQTLNLIPKPQNIEHYSGSFVLNSKTVIQADKNSFEAEYLQQIIKQQLGLNLEITTSSKAKSKIIFVTKIIEEKKTFKEWYNLSISNNEIVIKATENQGIFYGIQTLIQLLPLEKSFEIKIPCSNITDEPKFQWRGMHLDVSRHFFPKDFIKKYIDYLALYKMNTFHWHLTDDQGWRIEIKKYPKLTDVGAWRNGSMIGHYTDQTFDDIRYGGFYTQEEIKEIVAYAKERHITIVPEIEMPGHALAALASYPEFSCTGGPFEVGKTWGVLEDVFCPKDETFTFLENVLTEVIDLFPSEYIHIGGDESPKVRWKSCPHCQKRIKEEHLKDEHELQSYFIQRIEKFVNSKGRKIIGWDEILEGGLAPNAAVMSWRGTEGGIAAAKQKHFVVMSPGSHCYFDHYQGEPKNEPIAFGGYTNVEKVYSFNPIPKELSAEESKYILGAQANLWTEYINTPEHVEYMVFPRIAALSEVLWGTSDPNNYKEFEKRLIQHFEMYEKKEINYSKAIFEVTSKVNPAENGIAFELKSVNPNGIKYTTDGSEPNVNSISYEAPILVTKNKTIKAAYFENGKAKSATIEQPFFITKSTGKKIELVHQPHENYGIGGSFTLVDGMKGNTSKFGRDWLGFWGKNMNATIDLGKSETISKISINTLSSEGSWIYFPKSIEILVSKEGKNYIPITIVTSKEIYENKGKIVVEFDKQNVQFIKIIAENNGIIADGKPGAGSNSWLFVDEISVE
- a CDS encoding deoxynucleoside kinase yields the protein MHIAVAGNIGAGKTTLTKLLAKHFKWEPHFEDVVDNPYLDDFYHQMERWSFNLQIYFLNSRFRQVLQIRESGKNIIQDRTIYEDAHIFAPNLHAMGLMANRDYNNYTSLFELMEGLVGAPDLLIYLRSSIPNLVSQIHKRGRDYENSISIDYLSRLNERYEAWIQTYDKGKLVIIDVDNIDFVNNPEDLGNIINRIDAELNGLF
- a CDS encoding isoaspartyl peptidase/L-asparaginase, coding for MTNRRNFLKTTALATAGVAFQAFNGKSDETEMDINLGKVNKPIVLSTWNFGLQANEAAWEILKNKGRALDAVEAGVKIPEGDVNERSVGYGGRPDRDGHVTLDACIMDEFSNIGSVACLEHIKHPISVARMVMEKTPHVMLVGEGALQFAIAQGFKKENLLVEASEKEWKEWLKTSEYLPKANIENHDTIGMIALDTHGNLSGACTTSGMAFKMHGRVGDSPIIGAGLYVDNEIGAATATGHGEEVIRITGCHLVVELMRQGKSPQKACEEAVMRIVKLTQNRGKNLKDIQVGFIALNKKGEYGSYCVQGGFNYAVHDATGNKLIDANYFLK
- a CDS encoding beta-mannosidase translates to MFKKIFLFLILICCSVSAQTSYRNLSNEKWTFNKQNESKKHKASIPGTVHTDLFQNQLIPDPFFGTNEKELQWIENENWEYETHFTLSESELKNQNIDLEFEGLDTYATVLLNGKVVLEANNMFRKWTISAKSNLKIGSNHLKVVFHSTVQKGKEAAAKLSYTLPEKERVFVRKAQYQFGWDWGPRFVTAGIWKKVQLKFWNSAKIENIKFSQVELNDKKAILEFTTEIYVSKAKTIQLKINDKSETFNLKKGKNKIIMFYEIANPKLWWCNGLGEANLYPFTIEVQQKKQFLDAKKINIGLRTIELIQENDQHGKSFYFKLNGKSVFMKGANVVPPDSFLPRVSDSTYFSLVKNAKKANMNMLRVWGGGVYFDDAFYEACDANGILVWQDFMFACSMYPGDEKFVQNVKQEVIDNVNRLQNHPSIAIWCGNNENDEGWHNWGWQKQFNYSKADSTQIWNDYKKVFHEMIPQTLDSLLPKEKNIYWSSSPSIGWGRKESLLQGDSHYWGVWWGKEPFEIYEKKVGRFMSEYGFQGMPNLETLRKVMRKEDLNFTSEAFKNHQKHPTGYETINEYMERDYVVPKDFENYLYVSQLLQARGMKIAIEAHRRAKPYCMGTLYWQFNDCWPVTSWSSLDYYGNWKAFHYQAKRSFENILLSFEMTVNKSNKYFVINDGLQNYAGELKAEVRNFKGQLLWNDVTYCKADSKSINIAITYPFIPLDKIDKQNSYLKLEFISDDNHFESIFFFEKPKDLKLSKPNIQIKTIDEVTIEIFSDVLAKDVFLSSENEVFFDDNYFDLLPNEKRVIKLSKPVQNIKVKSLFDTIN
- a CDS encoding copper homeostasis protein CutC; the encoded protein is MKKIEIACFNIESALIAQKAGADRVELCADMSVGGTTPTIEIIQQVREHLTIDLYVMIRPRGGNFVYSEAEFEQMKSEIETIKKLGVNGFVFGILNEDKTINIEQNKALVEFAKPFPCTFHRAFDAVLNVEKALEDVISCGFSTILTSGTFPNVIEGKEVLKQLVNQANNRIKIMPGGGLRSINISELNETVKANWYHSSAITDGSEIANPEEIIQLKNKLQS